TACCGGAATATCCCAAGGATCAGCTTTTTTTATTTTTACAGAATCAGCGACCGGTTGTACTTCATTACCTACTTCTCTTTTAACAGTAAATTCTCTTCCGTTAATAAATGTGACAGGTCCGTTAAACATTTGTTTGGGAGATACATCTACTTTACAACCATCATATGGTGGACTATGGCAGAGTGAAAATTCCGCGATTGCGTCTATTCACCCTGAAAGCGGACAAATAACAGGAATATCAGCAGGAACTGTCTCATTCACATATACATCAAATTCTAATAATTGTGTTTCGTTGCCTTCTGATCCAATTTCTGTGATTGGAGAGCCAGTTGCCTCACTGAATGGCACAAGTTCTTTATGCATTGGTTCTTTACTTAAACTAACTCCTCATACAGGTGGAGTTTGGAGTACAAGTGACTCAACTGTAGCAACTGTAAATAATAATGGTGATGTTTTAGCTACAGGAGTCGGAAAAGTATTCTTTACTTTTACAGAAACAGCATTTGGCTGTGGGTATATCAGCATAACAGATACTTTAACAATTTCGCCATGTTCCAATCCTGATATCAATGTTGCACTGATTAATTTGCCTGTTAGTGGAAATCTTAGCACCAATGATTTTTCAGCTACAACAGGAACACTTTACACTAACCCAATAATGACCTATGCTCCAGCAAACAGTAATCCGATATTTAACATGAATACAGATGGCAGTTATATTTTTGAAACAAACACCCAGGGAGTTTACATTTTTGAAACGGAAGTTTGTTCTCATCCTACTATAACAGGATGTCCTGTTTCAATTTTAAAAATTGTGGTTAAAGATCCATTAGACACATTTAAATCTGTATCAGCTAATGCTGATTTGGTATTCTCAATAATAAATAACAGCGTAGATATCAATACATTACATAATGATGTTTGTATTTTGGTTGGTGGATGTAATCTGGATCCTACTTCGATTTCAATCATTCAAAACCCAATACATGGTCTATCAAACATAAATGTATTGAATGGAAATATTCAATACGTTCCAAATCAGGATTTTATTGGATCAGACATGATAACTTACCAAGTTTGTGTGGAAGGAAATTCTGAAAGGTGCGATACTGCGACTCAACTAATTTTTGTACGTAATCCCGTGTCAGAAAATATTGCAACTGCAACAGATGATGTCTTCACTACACAGCAAGAGAAAACTATCTCCGGCAATGTCCTACTCAATGATATTGATCCGGAAGGTGATTTACTTTCTGCGACTCCTCAAAATACTTCAGGTGTTGAAGGTTCATTTGAATTGACTAGTGAAGGGAATTTTATATATTCACCAATTGCGGGGTTTACAGGTACTGTCCGGTTTGTTTATCAGGTATGTGACAATAATGCTGCTCTCTCTTGTTCTTATGCGACACTGTATATTTTGGTTTTACCCGATCTGACATTAAAATTAAAGGTATATTTGGAAGGTGCTATTTTAAATTATGGAAACGCCACAGCTTCAGATGGAAGGCCCTTAATGCGTGATAATCTGAGAGTAAGTCCATTCAATGGAAGCAAGGTGATTCCAAATTCTGATCCTTACTCCCATCCAACAGAATTAATTGATATCACAAACAAATTCACCAAAGTTGGCCCGGGTCAAAAAAGTGAATTTCAACACATTCCAAACCCCGGAATTGTGTTTGCTGTGAGCGGAGAAGATGCCATTGTGGATTGGGTTTTTGTTGAACTCAGGTCAAAATCCAATTACGCAAATGTCATAGCTACTAGATCAGGTCTATTGCAAAGAGATGGGGACATTGTGGAGTTGGATGGGGTCAGCAGTTTGAGATTTCCGGAAATAAAAATGGATGATTATTTTGTAGCAGTCAGACATAGAAACCATCTTGGAGTGATGACTCAAAATGCATTAACTGCTGTTGAATTGACACAAGTAATAGATTTTCGGCTGTCATCAACACCAACTTTTGATTTTGGGACGACTAAGGGAAATGGCTATGATTATACCGGGCTTGCACAAAAACCTGTATTTGGAAATGCTTATCGTGCAATGTGGGCCGGAGATTTTGATGCTAGCAGGAGGGTAAAATCCGGAAATCCAAATGATGATTTGAATATTTTATTTTTTGATGTCATTATGTTTCCGCAAAATCCATCCGGAAACGCAAATTACGACTTTGTGATCGGATATTTGCAAGGTGATTTTGATATGAATTCCAAATCGAAATTTGATAATCCCAATGATGATAAAAATATGTTGTTTGGACAGGTTTTGTTCTATCCCTTGAATGCCAACCTATTGTCTAATTTCAATTTTATGATTGAGCAGCTCCCTTGAGATTAATTACAATAATGCTAAAACAGTGTTAATTATTAAGAATTGGTTAATAAATGAGGGTTTCCTACTATATAAATCTCAATCTTTCAATTTTTTTACTTTTCTTTGTTTTATAATTCTGTAGCCTAATGCTTACTCCTTTCAAGAAATTCATATTTATTTCATTTTTGTCCATTATAATAAAACCCACTTTAAATGCCGGGGACAGTCTGTCTTTGTATTTATTCCTGTTGGACGAATGCAGAATAAGTCAGGAAATGACACCTTATATCAGAGAAATCTACGATGAATTTAATGAGCAGTTGAATATTACAGCAGTTTTTCCAAATGAATCATCCATAGAAGAAGGCATCAATACTTTTGTTGCCAAATACAATTTAAAAATGAAGGTAATTACAGATTATTCCAAAGTACTTGCGAAACTAACAGGAGCGACTATTTTGCCGGAAGCAGTGATTTATAATCATTCTACAAATTCTATTTTATATAGAGGTAGAATCAATGATCTGTATTCAGCACCGGGAAAAAGAAAACATCATATCAGCAAACATGACCTTCGAATGGCAATTTCAGAAGTCCTAAAAAATACACACAACAAGTTACTTTACACTCAAGCAATCGGTTGCTTGATAGACTACCATGAACCTCAATTATTATTTCAAAATCAATCTCAACATGAATAAATATTTAATCCTTTGTACAATTACTTTATTGTGTACATTTAGTCTTTCCGGCCAGCCTACTTATACAAAAGACATCGCTCCGATCATTTACAATCATTGTTCAAACTGTCACCGGACTGGAGAAATCGGTCCAATGCCACTGACAAATTATATACAGGTAAAAAACTGGGCCAACACTATTAAATATGTAACGACCAGTAAAATAATGCCCCCCTGGAAAGCAGATCCTAATTATTCCCATTTTTTGGATGAAAATTTTCTGACCGATGCACAAATAAAAACGATTGCAGATTGGGTTGATGGAGGAAGACCGGAAGGTAATCATTCAGATGAACCACCCTTTCCGCTATTTCCTGAAAACAGCCAGTTAGGAACTCCTGATCTGGTATTAAGTTTTAAACAAAAACATATACACAAAGGAAACGGAAAAGATGAATACAGATATTTTGTGCTGCCTACAGGACTCACACAAAACAGAAAGCTCAAAGCTATTGAGATGAGACCCGGCAATAAAAAAATAGTCCATCATGCGCTCTTTTTTGCGGATACAGAAGGGATTGCAAGATCTTATGATGATCAGACTCCTGAATATGGATTTGAAGGATTCGGAGGTTTTGGAGTGAATGAAGTTCTCAACCGGGACCAGTTTCCCGGATATGTACCGGGACAAAAACCCAGATATTTTCCGGATGGACTGGCACAAAATCTGCCGGCCAATTCAGATTTAGTAATTCAAATGCATTATGCGCCTTGGAGCGTGGATGAATCTGATTCTACAACAGTCAATATCTTTTTTGCTAAAGAAGATGAAATTGTTGACAGAATAGTGGATGACTACATCATGTTGCCATTCAATTTAGTGACAGGTGCAAATTCATTTTTTATTTTACCTAACACCACCAAAACTTTTGAAGGAGTTTATACAGTCCCGTTTGATATGAGTCTGATAGGCATTTTT
The genomic region above belongs to Saprospiraceae bacterium and contains:
- a CDS encoding cadherin-like domain-containing protein, with protein sequence MINHDIKSSFYLVGCIILCLLIYFNANGQVSGVKYQLKYNVDSCWFDAFLIIEGGSGNSVTERKQAHSKFSVVVPNGTFIDVVKNYMPIENNEFYDGTDPVAWNINSVVNAPIADPANDYYIISPSSDFDAHYNDIYAGDTIKLFSLIIDSIFNCGFGVRQYDNGSDPGPLEPGMGFINFANTFNMASGSELYLENAPKIHPNPPSFLHPLEASCNLGIEIDLTAFTSSCQTPLSYSWTGPQSFLSENEDVIIENASELNAGNYKVIVTDALGCKDSLTVYAHNKPFAGEDQVLCPGMATMISGAHPTGGLWSSVETNSEDAALGPAINGVAEIEFSNLSSGLYSFIYSASNCTDTVEIYINPAPNLTIVGNVEICIGSMTELNADSEGYWSSSNSAIGSINSSGVVTAINSGTVNFVFTSFSSGCSSVSEQITVQANPIAEFTGFEAVCINSNTSVSPNSDGIWQSSDPTVAVIDNSGFVTGLMPGIAQLYFTTSDAGCISNELSLAVTDQPVGQITGGLMICTANTSQLYPVMGGSWTSVDPLIASVSDEGLITGVSEGTTGFIWTDAATGCITDTTDYISVTEGPNVIMAYNTLCINSSMLLLPNTGGTWSSSDESVAIVGVNTGFVTAMSPGKTVFTYTSQTSGCTQSTDTLTIFGLPQLMIDANPICVGSITTLHPASGGIWSSLDTEIAFTAVNNVFGTGSGIVSLIFMDTITGCSNTIFLNVLARPSSGITEDNIICAGNTTQLSPSEGGVWSSSNSNIAVVNDEGVVTGISQGSAFFIFTESATGCTSLPTSLLTVNSLPLINVTGPLNICLGDTSTLQPSYGGLWQSENSAIASIHPESGQITGISAGTVSFTYTSNSNNCVSLPSDPISVIGEPVASLNGTSSLCIGSLLKLTPHTGGVWSTSDSTVATVNNNGDVLATGVGKVFFTFTETAFGCGYISITDTLTISPCSNPDINVALINLPVSGNLSTNDFSATTGTLYTNPIMTYAPANSNPIFNMNTDGSYIFETNTQGVYIFETEVCSHPTITGCPVSILKIVVKDPLDTFKSVSANADLVFSIINNSVDINTLHNDVCILVGGCNLDPTSISIIQNPIHGLSNINVLNGNIQYVPNQDFIGSDMITYQVCVEGNSERCDTATQLIFVRNPVSENIATATDDVFTTQQEKTISGNVLLNDIDPEGDLLSATPQNTSGVEGSFELTSEGNFIYSPIAGFTGTVRFVYQVCDNNAALSCSYATLYILVLPDLTLKLKVYLEGAILNYGNATASDGRPLMRDNLRVSPFNGSKVIPNSDPYSHPTELIDITNKFTKVGPGQKSEFQHIPNPGIVFAVSGEDAIVDWVFVELRSKSNYANVIATRSGLLQRDGDIVELDGVSSLRFPEIKMDDYFVAVRHRNHLGVMTQNALTAVELTQVIDFRLSSTPTFDFGTTKGNGYDYTGLAQKPVFGNAYRAMWAGDFDASRRVKSGNPNDDLNILFFDVIMFPQNPSGNANYDFVIGYLQGDFDMNSKSKFDNPNDDKNMLFGQVLFYPLNANLLSNFNFMIEQLP
- a CDS encoding T9SS type A sorting domain-containing protein, with product MNKYLILCTITLLCTFSLSGQPTYTKDIAPIIYNHCSNCHRTGEIGPMPLTNYIQVKNWANTIKYVTTSKIMPPWKADPNYSHFLDENFLTDAQIKTIADWVDGGRPEGNHSDEPPFPLFPENSQLGTPDLVLSFKQKHIHKGNGKDEYRYFVLPTGLTQNRKLKAIEMRPGNKKIVHHALFFADTEGIARSYDDQTPEYGFEGFGGFGVNEVLNRDQFPGYVPGQKPRYFPDGLAQNLPANSDLVIQMHYAPWSVDESDSTTVNIFFAKEDEIVDRIVDDYIMLPFNLVTGANSFFILPNTTKTFEGVYTVPFDMSLIGIFPHMHYLGKKWEVYIIQPDGKKENLIRINDWDFNWQGGYYFNKFIVAKKGAKIHAFAVYDNTASNPNNPTSPPRFVTWGEGSKDEMYYLPLLYIPYKSGDENVVFDQTSNVNDITLINTPETKIFPNPATNGLIQIEFTLDQGMPLRIEVFNSDGKLIRNLRDNEYFSMGDHIIHLNSNQLSSGNYFIQFTGHNWKETKQIVIF